One Qiania dongpingensis genomic window carries:
- a CDS encoding FtsK/SpoIIIE family DNA translocase has product MASTKRKTTSGSRSGSRKGAPAKKTASGAKKRSASRNTKEERMEPAIKKELVILVSLAIAVLLFCSNLHWCGSMGEALYRIMRGLFGILAYIVPVYLFLCVCFLLSNKGSGRAVLRTIVSFLVLVVICGITSLLAMKEFDSAMTLGDYYTQAAETFGGGLFGGLCCKLLYPGLGMVGSYVILILLAAAGLVFTTEKSILNPIQKSGRKVYDTAREDMARRHEIHAAKAEERKRYRAEQKIRGVSLDTSVGDSEKKEEKRPEKRNGRPNPKEGRPETADVFTGHIQGMVEQDGTDTEEAVYIDEEAEPLKASRVKRTLTELEALDREETEEGNPLSVDYESARRQPEFGRQFVMTGTLGQAETGGQEETEEVQVPFEEDVKQIVTANGKIIEVENDPTEVDPLTAKRASSGTSIFREEGSARGSSGSVRFTEGQPAAGGKQGGSEEQDRAAGAVQPAVKKKPPRPYAKPPMNLLKQGSKKMKNRDAELRETAVKLQRTLQNFGVGVTVTNISCGPSVTRYELTPEQGVKVSRIVSLTDDIKLNLAAADVRIEAPIPGKSAVGIEVPNQENMTVFLRDVIESEEFKKHPSRLAFAVGRDIGGQTVVTDLARMPHLLIAGATGSGKSVCINTLIMSILYKADPAEVKLIMVDPKVVELSVYNGIPHLMIPVVTDPKKAAGALNWAVAEMTDRYKKFAELNVRDLKGYNERIKEDAGEGEEAVPLPQLVIIVDELSDLMMVAPGEVEDAICRLAQMARAAGIHLVLATQRPSVNVITGLIKANVPSRIAFSVSSGVDSRTIIDMNGAEKLLGKGDMLFYPSGYQKPVRVQGAFVSDEEVSKVVKYLTDHTDADYSQEVESRLSTSSGTDGTGGTDERDVYFADAGRFIIEKEKASIGMLQRAFKVGFNRAARIMDQLAEAGVVGEEEGTKPRKVLMTMEEFQDYLD; this is encoded by the coding sequence GTGGCATCGACAAAAAGAAAGACTACATCGGGGAGCAGGAGCGGGAGCCGTAAGGGAGCGCCTGCGAAAAAAACTGCCAGTGGAGCGAAGAAGAGAAGTGCCTCCAGAAATACAAAAGAAGAAAGGATGGAACCGGCCATAAAAAAAGAGCTGGTGATTTTAGTCAGCCTTGCGATAGCGGTTCTTTTGTTCTGCAGCAATCTTCATTGGTGCGGAAGCATGGGAGAGGCTTTATATCGTATCATGCGGGGACTGTTTGGTATTCTCGCTTACATAGTTCCGGTGTACCTGTTCTTATGCGTGTGTTTTCTGCTGTCCAACAAAGGAAGCGGCCGTGCGGTTCTCCGGACGATCGTCTCGTTTCTCGTGCTCGTAGTGATCTGCGGGATTACTTCGCTGCTGGCCATGAAGGAGTTTGACAGTGCCATGACCCTTGGAGATTATTACACGCAGGCGGCAGAAACATTCGGCGGCGGCCTTTTTGGAGGACTTTGCTGTAAGCTTCTGTATCCAGGGCTCGGCATGGTGGGGTCATATGTGATTCTTATTCTGCTGGCGGCTGCCGGGCTGGTCTTTACCACAGAGAAGTCCATACTGAATCCCATTCAGAAAAGCGGCCGGAAGGTATATGATACTGCCAGGGAGGACATGGCCAGGCGCCATGAGATCCATGCAGCAAAGGCAGAGGAACGGAAAAGGTACCGGGCGGAGCAGAAGATCCGTGGAGTATCTTTGGATACCAGCGTAGGAGATTCTGAGAAAAAAGAAGAGAAACGGCCGGAGAAGCGGAACGGGCGCCCGAATCCAAAGGAAGGAAGGCCCGAGACTGCAGATGTATTCACCGGGCATATTCAGGGCATGGTAGAGCAGGACGGTACGGATACGGAAGAAGCGGTATACATAGACGAAGAGGCGGAGCCGTTAAAGGCTTCGAGAGTGAAACGGACTCTGACCGAGCTGGAGGCTCTGGACAGGGAAGAGACAGAGGAGGGGAATCCTCTTTCTGTGGATTATGAGTCAGCCCGCAGGCAGCCGGAGTTCGGCAGGCAGTTTGTGATGACGGGAACTTTGGGGCAGGCGGAAACAGGCGGACAGGAAGAGACGGAGGAAGTACAGGTACCTTTTGAAGAGGATGTCAAACAGATCGTCACTGCCAATGGAAAGATCATAGAGGTGGAAAATGATCCTACGGAGGTGGATCCTCTTACAGCGAAAAGAGCGTCTTCCGGGACGTCCATTTTCCGGGAAGAAGGAAGCGCGAGGGGAAGCTCCGGCAGCGTCCGTTTTACGGAGGGGCAGCCTGCGGCCGGGGGAAAGCAGGGCGGCAGTGAAGAGCAGGATAGGGCGGCGGGAGCCGTGCAGCCGGCTGTAAAAAAGAAACCGCCCCGCCCCTATGCAAAGCCGCCGATGAACCTACTGAAGCAGGGAAGCAAAAAGATGAAGAACCGGGATGCAGAGCTTCGGGAGACCGCGGTAAAGCTGCAGAGGACCCTGCAGAATTTCGGTGTGGGCGTTACCGTGACCAATATAAGCTGCGGGCCTTCTGTGACCCGTTATGAGCTGACGCCGGAGCAGGGAGTCAAGGTCAGCAGGATCGTATCCCTGACTGACGACATCAAATTGAATCTGGCTGCTGCAGATGTCCGTATTGAAGCGCCGATTCCCGGAAAGTCAGCAGTGGGTATCGAAGTGCCGAATCAGGAAAATATGACGGTTTTCCTGAGGGATGTCATCGAATCAGAGGAATTTAAGAAGCACCCGTCCAGGCTGGCCTTTGCGGTAGGACGGGATATCGGCGGACAGACTGTGGTGACAGACCTGGCCAGGATGCCCCATCTGCTGATCGCCGGCGCCACCGGCTCCGGAAAGTCTGTGTGTATCAATACTCTGATCATGAGCATCCTTTACAAAGCAGATCCGGCGGAAGTGAAGCTTATCATGGTCGATCCGAAGGTTGTGGAGCTGAGCGTATATAACGGCATTCCTCACCTTATGATTCCGGTGGTCACAGATCCAAAGAAGGCGGCCGGGGCCCTCAACTGGGCAGTGGCCGAGATGACGGACCGGTATAAGAAATTCGCGGAACTGAACGTCCGGGATCTGAAGGGATATAACGAGAGAATAAAAGAGGATGCGGGAGAAGGAGAGGAAGCAGTCCCCCTGCCGCAGCTGGTCATCATCGTGGACGAGCTGTCGGATCTGATGATGGTGGCGCCGGGAGAGGTTGAGGATGCCATCTGCCGTCTGGCTCAGATGGCCAGAGCTGCCGGAATCCATCTGGTGCTGGCTACGCAGAGACCTTCTGTCAATGTTATTACTGGACTTATCAAGGCGAATGTGCCTTCGAGAATTGCTTTTTCCGTATCTTCCGGCGTGGATTCCCGCACGATCATCGATATGAACGGCGCGGAAAAGCTGCTCGGAAAGGGAGACATGCTGTTCTATCCTTCCGGATATCAGAAGCCGGTAAGGGTGCAGGGAGCGTTCGTCTCCGATGAAGAAGTTTCCAAAGTGGTGAAATATCTGACAGATCATACGGATGCAGATTACAGTCAGGAGGTTGAGAGCCGTCTCAGCACCTCTTCCGGGACGGACGGTACCGGCGGGACAGATGAACGGGACGTCTATTTTGCGGATGCCGGCCGGTTCATCATAGAAAAAGAAAAGGCGTCCATCGGGATGCTCCAGAGAGCTTTCAAGGTGGGCTTTAACCGCGCGGCCCGAATCATGGACCAGCTGGCCGAGGCCGGCGTGGTCGGAGAAGAAGAGGGCACGAAACCCAGGAAGGTCCTGATGACCATGGAGGAGTTCCAGGACTATTTGGATTGA
- a CDS encoding Na/Pi cotransporter family protein, with protein MTIFSVLTLCGGIGLFLYGMSLLGTSLEKIAGAGLERTLERLTNSRLKGLALGAVVTGVIQSSAATTVMLVGFVNAGIMKFAQTVPVIMGANIGTTITGQILRLGDLSGSQLIFELIKPSSFAPIVIAVGSFMILITKRRKTRDIAHLLIGFGILFFGMTTMESALAPLKDSNAFQEIFFMFRNPLLGVLLGAVVTAVLQSSSASVGILQAISSTGTVTFSMAAPIIIGQNIGKCITVLIASIGTNKNAKRVVVCHLMINIIGAILFLVGIYGFQSLVGFGFWEKSMTRGNIADFHTLFNIATSVILLPFCSGLVSISKKILKDDAPSRADSSLALLDDIFLDRPTVALEQCRKVTLSMGETIQENYDMAVTLLHHFDEKTFEKLNENEDFLDKCETALGEYLVRITSQNIRREDQKEVAELLHSVGDFERIGDLCVNVAEVGQFNQEQGIYFSEKGLEEIRIVTEAVKHVVTITLEAYKNDDLVVAYRVEPLEEVIDVLKEALKTHHIERLSNGDCSVQAGISLTEFLTNMERISDHCSNIALHVIEKLNSSKSFDSHEYQQLMHRGLTEEYKALYKYYESKYYDPIK; from the coding sequence TTGACTATATTTTCTGTCTTAACTCTTTGCGGGGGCATCGGCCTGTTCTTATATGGCATGAGCCTCCTCGGCACATCGCTTGAGAAAATTGCCGGCGCCGGTTTGGAGCGCACTCTGGAGCGCCTGACCAACAGCCGCCTGAAAGGGCTGGCGCTGGGCGCCGTTGTGACCGGTGTCATCCAAAGTTCCGCGGCCACCACGGTAATGCTGGTGGGCTTTGTGAACGCCGGGATTATGAAATTTGCCCAGACCGTACCAGTCATCATGGGCGCAAATATCGGTACTACCATCACCGGGCAGATTCTCCGGCTGGGCGACTTGTCAGGTTCTCAGCTGATATTTGAGCTGATCAAGCCTTCTTCCTTCGCGCCTATCGTGATCGCCGTAGGTTCTTTTATGATTCTGATCACCAAGCGCAGAAAGACCAGGGACATCGCCCATCTTCTGATCGGCTTCGGCATCCTGTTCTTCGGCATGACCACCATGGAGTCCGCCCTGGCGCCGCTCAAGGATTCCAATGCCTTTCAGGAAATCTTTTTCATGTTCCGCAATCCCCTGCTGGGCGTCCTGCTGGGCGCAGTAGTCACAGCGGTCCTGCAGAGCTCCTCTGCTTCCGTCGGTATCTTGCAGGCCATTTCCTCTACCGGCACCGTCACCTTTTCCATGGCCGCCCCTATCATCATCGGGCAGAACATCGGCAAATGTATCACGGTCCTGATCGCCAGTATAGGAACCAATAAAAATGCCAAGCGTGTGGTAGTCTGTCATCTGATGATCAATATCATCGGCGCCATCCTATTTCTGGTGGGAATTTACGGCTTCCAAAGCCTCGTAGGCTTCGGCTTCTGGGAAAAATCCATGACCCGAGGCAATATCGCCGACTTCCATACTCTGTTTAACATCGCTACCAGCGTCATCCTGCTTCCGTTCTGCAGCGGCCTGGTCTCTATCTCCAAAAAGATTTTGAAGGACGACGCACCTTCCCGTGCGGATTCCAGTCTCGCCCTGCTGGATGATATTTTCTTAGACAGGCCCACCGTTGCTCTGGAACAGTGCCGTAAGGTAACTCTGAGCATGGGGGAGACCATCCAGGAGAATTATGACATGGCGGTGACTCTGCTGCACCACTTTGATGAAAAGACCTTTGAAAAGCTAAATGAAAATGAAGATTTCCTGGATAAATGTGAAACGGCTCTCGGCGAATACTTAGTCCGCATCACCTCGCAGAATATCCGGCGGGAAGACCAAAAGGAGGTGGCGGAGCTCCTGCACAGCGTCGGTGATTTCGAACGAATCGGCGATCTCTGCGTCAACGTGGCGGAGGTAGGCCAGTTCAACCAGGAACAGGGCATCTATTTCTCCGAAAAAGGCCTTGAGGAAATCAGAATCGTGACGGAAGCCGTAAAACATGTGGTGACCATTACCCTGGAGGCTTATAAAAATGACGATCTGGTGGTCGCCTACCGTGTGGAACCCCTGGAAGAGGTCATCGATGTGCTGAAGGAAGCTCTGAAAACCCATCATATTGAGCGGCTCAGCAACGGCGACTGCAGCGTACAAGCGGGAATCTCCCTGACGGAATTTCTGACCAATATGGAACGAATCTCCGATCACTGTTCCAATATCGCCCTCCACGTTATCGAAAAGCTGAATTCCTCCAAGAGCTTCGACTCCCATGAATATCAGCAGCTCATGCATCGTGGACTTACCGAAGAATATAAGGCTCTTTATAAATATTACGAATCCAAATATTATGATCCCATCAAATAA